TCACGCCCGAATAGTTCGCTAATTCAGTCGTAATCGTGTGCCCGAAATGAAACGGTGTTTGGGTATGGGCGCGGCAGGCATATTCCCATTCGGCTTCCGTAGGTAAACGATAGGAACGTTGAGTATGGGCAGATAGACGGACACAAAATTCCATTGCCTCCTCCCACGATACTTGCTCAACGGGATGATGATCTCCAGAAAAGCAAGACGGCTGAGGCGGCAAATCTTGCGATACACGCGGCAAAGACGCCACCGCAAACCACTGAGCTTGGGTAATCGGGGTTTGGCTCATGCGGAAGGGGGCGATCGCCACACTATGTTGAGGCCTCTGGGAGGGGTGGCATCCTTCTTCCGTTGCAGGAGACCCCATTTGAAACGAACCTGCTGGTATATCAACACAGCGGATCACGACTCCTTCGCTGATTACATCTGACCAGGATGATGCTGTACAGCGCAGTTTTTCTAGGGGATGCCCATAGAAATCAACTGTCACCACATCAAACTCGATCTTAGAGCGCTCACCCACGATTTTTCCTCCCAGAGCATTCTGACTAGAGTATGCCTGGGTAAGGGATGGTTGTCTACCGGATGAGTCCGCGATCGCCTTCTGCTCCGCACATTTTTCCCATCAAGGTCAGGCAACCTGCTTCATCTCAAAACCCAGAGTTGACAAGCATAGCTTTTTGCAGCATTCCATGATTTCAGGACTTACGCACTACGTGCGGCGTCCTGACTCTTTCGGGCG
This window of the Synechococcales cyanobacterium T60_A2020_003 genome carries:
- a CDS encoding formylglycine-generating enzyme family protein; protein product: MGERSKIEFDVVTVDFYGHPLEKLRCTASSWSDVISEGVVIRCVDIPAGSFQMGSPATEEGCHPSQRPQHSVAIAPFRMSQTPITQAQWFAVASLPRVSQDLPPQPSCFSGDHHPVEQVSWEEAMEFCVRLSAHTQRSYRLPTEAEWEYACRAHTQTPFHFGHTITTELANYSGVNWEYEGKLCNKGFYGKGPTGCDRRQTMEVGSFGVANGFGLYDMHGQVKEWCLDVWYPDYTDAPTDGSARISHLASSPRVLRGGSWNSGPRACRSAYRTKLDPNSRLYDVGFRVVCD